A single genomic interval of Methylosinus sp. LW4 harbors:
- a CDS encoding MarR family winged helix-turn-helix transcriptional regulator: MTSPAHTPDGAALVELFLAVCQFHGVLVTAGDKFSAVVGLTMARWQVLGALYRVGRPETVSNIARTMGLARQSVQRTADDLEKLGLVVYETNPHHKRALLMRLTPEGAEAFRHIVEMRAPWVNALAAELDAGDIAVATRILKSLRQKFEEKM; the protein is encoded by the coding sequence TTGACCTCGCCCGCGCATACGCCAGACGGCGCTGCCCTCGTTGAGCTCTTCCTTGCGGTGTGCCAATTTCACGGCGTGCTCGTCACCGCCGGGGACAAATTCTCCGCCGTCGTCGGTCTGACGATGGCCCGCTGGCAGGTTCTCGGTGCGCTCTATCGCGTGGGACGCCCAGAAACCGTGTCGAACATCGCGCGCACAATGGGCCTGGCTCGGCAATCCGTGCAGCGCACTGCAGACGATCTCGAGAAACTCGGCCTCGTTGTTTACGAGACGAACCCCCATCACAAGCGCGCGCTTCTCATGCGGCTGACGCCGGAAGGCGCCGAAGCGTTTCGCCATATCGTCGAAATGCGGGCGCCTTGGGTCAATGCGCTCGCCGCCGAACTCGACGCGGGAGACATCGCCGTCGCGACACGCATACTGAAATCGCTGCGTCAGAAATTCGAGGAAAAGATGTGA
- a CDS encoding winged helix-turn-helix transcriptional regulator encodes MTLSDIDFPTPGKGDDCRMVREILDLVGDKWTLYIIATLKDGPIRFNELRRQIDGISQRMLTITLRGLERDGLVKRTLFPTIPPRVDYELTIVGRTLLAPVMALVTWANCNRENIQNARVRYDAS; translated from the coding sequence ATGACACTTAGTGACATTGATTTTCCTACCCCCGGCAAAGGTGACGACTGCCGGATGGTTCGGGAAATCCTTGATCTCGTCGGCGACAAATGGACCCTGTACATCATTGCAACGCTCAAAGATGGACCAATTCGGTTCAATGAGCTGCGGCGTCAGATCGACGGCATCTCACAACGGATGCTGACGATTACCTTGCGCGGACTGGAACGTGATGGGTTGGTGAAGCGGACATTGTTTCCGACTATTCCGCCGCGCGTGGATTATGAGTTGACGATTGTGGGACGGACCCTTCTTGCGCCCGTAATGGCTCTCGTTACGTGGGCGAACTGCAATCGGGAGAACATCCAAAACGCTCGCGTTCGATACGATGCAAGCTAA
- a CDS encoding FMN-dependent NADH-azoreductase, whose translation MTNILLVTSSPRGPEGLSTRFATEIAEGLKARLGGALLTRDLSFNPPPHITQAYIHGRVAAPEARTPEQVKAVGLAQEFVDEVKAADVIVLGSGMINFGPSSQLKAWFDHITWPGVTFGYSAAGRPQGLLIGKKVYLVTAAGGVFSEGDWAPFDFQTGYLRHLLGFIGLTDVEIVRVEGTVFGPEAAKAAIAATEAQVRSVLEKVA comes from the coding sequence ATGACCAACATCCTCCTCGTTACATCGAGCCCTCGTGGCCCCGAAGGCCTGTCCACCCGCTTCGCGACCGAGATCGCCGAAGGCTTAAAGGCTCGCTTGGGCGGCGCCCTTTTGACTCGCGATCTCTCGTTCAACCCACCGCCGCATATCACGCAGGCCTATATTCACGGCCGCGTCGCGGCCCCCGAGGCGCGCACGCCCGAGCAGGTCAAAGCGGTCGGCCTTGCCCAGGAGTTCGTCGATGAGGTGAAGGCTGCTGACGTGATCGTCTTGGGTTCGGGCATGATCAATTTCGGCCCGTCGTCGCAGCTCAAGGCCTGGTTCGATCACATCACTTGGCCGGGCGTGACCTTTGGTTATAGCGCAGCCGGCAGGCCGCAGGGATTGCTGATCGGCAAGAAGGTCTATCTCGTCACCGCCGCGGGCGGCGTCTTCTCGGAAGGCGACTGGGCCCCCTTTGATTTCCAGACCGGCTATCTGCGCCACCTCTTGGGCTTCATCGGCCTGACCGACGTTGAAATCGTCCGCGTGGAAGGCACCGTCTTCGGGCCTGAGGCGGCCAAGGCCGCCATCGCCGCCACCGAAGCCCAGGTTCGCTCGGTCTTGGAAAAGGTCGCCTGA
- a CDS encoding NAD(P)-dependent oxidoreductase, protein MKIALFGGTGPTGRHIIEEALRQGYQLSVYTRDARKLSAFGGKIEVIVGDLSNREAIEACVAGADAVISALGPNSLKAREKRPIMRGVSTIISVMEELNVRRLIQISTAIYRDPKDGFDFKSQAFVMLFKLIVRNAQDDIKATAELVSNSRLDWTLVRIPNLEDGPATGQVDVGWYGKTKLGMKLSRGNLAKFLVDQVAAKEFVRAAPGMADHI, encoded by the coding sequence ATGAAGATTGCTCTCTTTGGAGGGACCGGACCAACCGGCAGACACATCATCGAAGAGGCGCTCCGGCAGGGATATCAGCTCTCCGTCTACACGCGGGATGCCAGAAAGCTTTCTGCCTTCGGCGGCAAGATCGAGGTCATCGTTGGTGACCTGAGCAATCGGGAAGCGATCGAGGCGTGCGTCGCCGGCGCCGACGCGGTGATCAGCGCGCTGGGGCCAAACAGTCTGAAAGCGCGCGAGAAGCGGCCGATTATGCGCGGCGTCAGCACGATCATCTCTGTCATGGAAGAGCTGAACGTTCGTCGCCTCATTCAGATTTCGACGGCCATATATCGTGATCCGAAGGACGGTTTCGACTTCAAGTCGCAAGCATTCGTCATGCTGTTCAAGCTGATCGTTCGCAACGCCCAGGATGACATCAAGGCGACCGCTGAACTGGTGAGCAACTCACGCCTCGATTGGACCCTGGTTCGGATTCCCAACCTCGAGGATGGGCCCGCAACAGGTCAAGTGGACGTCGGCTGGTACGGCAAGACGAAGCTCGGCATGAAGCTGTCCCGCGGGAATCTCGCCAAATTCCTGGTCGATCAGGTCGCAGCCAAGGAGTTCGTGCGTGCTGCGCCGGGGATGGCCGATCACATCTGA
- a CDS encoding SDR family NAD(P)-dependent oxidoreductase has product MKEIMMSIARNNPPRLALVTGASSGIGRAFARRLGAEGYDLVVVGRRLDRLDELVAALPNVKVQPLVADLGADAGVEAVADVCAREQLSMLVNNAGVGHYMPFAELPAAKASELLHVKVVAPTMLARAAVSGMVARGEGTIINVSGMLAFGGPAPLGQAPGRAVYVGTLAHIVALSQALHEELKSRGLRIQALCPGLVATEFHERQGLDLSAAPRMSAEDVVTASLQALALGEVVCAPGVERADLLGAIFQADLAAFTAQSPQLATRYHTN; this is encoded by the coding sequence ATGAAGGAGATCATGATGTCGATCGCTCGCAACAATCCCCCACGGTTGGCGCTCGTCACCGGCGCATCTTCGGGCATCGGCCGCGCGTTTGCCCGCCGGCTCGGCGCGGAAGGATACGACCTCGTGGTCGTGGGGCGTCGCCTTGATCGGCTCGATGAACTCGTCGCGGCCCTTCCGAACGTCAAAGTCCAGCCTCTCGTCGCCGACCTCGGCGCCGACGCCGGTGTCGAGGCCGTCGCCGATGTGTGCGCTCGCGAGCAGCTCTCCATGCTCGTCAACAACGCCGGCGTCGGCCATTACATGCCGTTCGCCGAGCTGCCCGCCGCCAAGGCGAGCGAGCTTCTGCACGTGAAGGTCGTCGCGCCGACGATGCTTGCCCGCGCCGCGGTCTCCGGCATGGTCGCGCGCGGCGAAGGCACGATCATCAATGTGTCCGGCATGCTCGCATTCGGCGGTCCGGCGCCGCTCGGCCAGGCGCCCGGCAGGGCCGTCTATGTCGGAACCCTCGCCCATATCGTGGCGCTGTCGCAAGCGCTGCACGAAGAACTGAAATCTCGAGGCCTGCGGATACAGGCGCTGTGTCCCGGCCTGGTCGCGACGGAGTTCCACGAACGTCAGGGCCTGGATCTCAGTGCGGCGCCGCGCATGTCGGCGGAGGATGTCGTGACCGCCAGCCTGCAAGCGCTCGCCCTCGGCGAAGTCGTCTGTGCCCCTGGCGTCGAGAGGGCTGATCTGCTCGGCGCCATCTTTCAGGCCGACCTTGCAGCATTTACCGCGCAGTCGCCCCAGCTCGCGACGCGTTACCACACGAATTGA
- a CDS encoding nuclear transport factor 2 family protein, translating into MSNIEDNKNVVRKFIGLLGSDDIADLLRLLADDLQWVVPQDPTLTPLAGTRSKAQWAELYRGFKARVKTDVTYTITGMTAEGARVAAEVEGDADTPAGPFHNRYHFLFEVRDGLVVVAKEYADSLYMYMFSKRAGDAG; encoded by the coding sequence ATGTCGAACATTGAGGACAACAAGAACGTCGTGCGCAAGTTTATCGGCTTGCTTGGCAGCGACGACATAGCCGACCTGCTGCGCCTGTTGGCTGATGACCTGCAGTGGGTGGTGCCGCAGGACCCTACATTGACTCCTCTGGCCGGAACCCGGAGCAAGGCTCAGTGGGCGGAGCTGTACCGGGGATTCAAGGCGCGCGTTAAAACCGACGTCACATATACCATCACCGGAATGACGGCCGAAGGCGCCCGCGTGGCTGCCGAGGTCGAGGGCGACGCCGACACACCGGCGGGGCCCTTCCACAATCGGTATCATTTCCTCTTCGAGGTCCGCGACGGCCTGGTCGTCGTCGCGAAGGAATATGCCGACAGCCTCTACATGTATATGTTCTCGAAGCGAGCGGGGGATGCAGGGTAG
- a CDS encoding SDR family NAD(P)-dependent oxidoreductase, with the protein MAKLADKVAIVTGAGRGIGRGIALRLAKDGAHVVVASRSAATVNKVVEEIKTAGMSAIGSTVDVGSDAQVKSMVAQTVATFGAVDILINVAQSWGSPGRHALSPPETPFEDISDEEWDYTFATGFKGTLHGMRAVLPFMKSQRHGRIVNFGSPMALAGKPYMAPYNATKEAIRSLSLTAAHELGAYGITVNCILPGILTDALADNLKDPSQREAFMKKLPMGHLGDPEHDAGGLIAFLVSDDASYFTGGTLILDGGAAH; encoded by the coding sequence ATGGCAAAGCTTGCAGACAAGGTCGCCATCGTGACAGGCGCCGGGCGCGGGATTGGGCGCGGCATCGCTCTCCGGCTTGCCAAAGACGGCGCGCACGTCGTCGTCGCCTCGCGCAGTGCGGCAACCGTGAATAAGGTCGTCGAAGAGATCAAGACCGCTGGCATGTCCGCGATCGGATCGACCGTCGATGTCGGCAGTGACGCGCAGGTCAAGTCGATGGTCGCGCAGACCGTGGCCACATTCGGCGCCGTCGACATCCTGATCAACGTCGCTCAGTCCTGGGGCTCCCCCGGACGCCATGCGCTGTCGCCGCCGGAGACGCCATTCGAAGACATCTCGGACGAAGAATGGGATTACACCTTCGCCACTGGATTCAAAGGCACGCTTCACGGCATGCGCGCCGTGCTGCCATTCATGAAAAGCCAGCGCCATGGCCGGATCGTCAACTTCGGATCACCCATGGCCTTGGCGGGGAAACCCTACATGGCTCCTTACAATGCGACGAAAGAAGCCATTCGTAGCCTGTCGCTGACGGCGGCGCACGAACTCGGGGCGTACGGAATCACCGTCAACTGCATCCTTCCCGGCATTCTGACCGACGCGCTCGCCGACAATCTCAAGGATCCGAGCCAGCGAGAAGCGTTCATGAAGAAGTTGCCGATGGGCCATCTCGGCGATCCAGAGCATGACGCGGGAGGCTTGATCGCGTTCCTTGTAAGCGACGACGCCTCCTATTTCACCGGCGGCACTCTCATTCTCGACGGCGGCGCAGCGCATTAG
- a CDS encoding IS110 family transposase produces the protein MEDENNWFVGVDWASQTHHVRLSDARGAKIGERAFEHGGEGLKEMADWILESTGAPPEAVMIAIEVPHGPVVESLMERGFRVHAINPKQLDRFRDRFSPAGAKDDSRDAEALADALRTDRRCFRLLAPLDPTVVELREWSRIADELRVERTRLSNQVRELLWRYYPQLLELCDDVAADWVLELWRLVPTPDKARRVREATVERLLKRHRIRRLTAAAALERLRAPAISVAAGTVSAVTGHIEGAAQRLALVNRQIREADKRLDRLTEKLAGGEDTAEGQTQEPRDVTILRSLPGVGRIVLATLLTEAQHALQRRDYHALRCLSGVAPITKRSGKSKIVLMRQAAHVRLRNAVYHWARTAVQHDPRSRAKYAALRARGHGHGRALRSVADRLLAVACAMLQTRTLFNPSLPEKIANPRP, from the coding sequence ATGGAGGATGAGAATAACTGGTTCGTCGGCGTGGACTGGGCTTCGCAAACGCACCACGTGCGCCTGTCGGACGCCAGAGGCGCCAAAATCGGCGAGCGCGCCTTCGAGCATGGCGGCGAAGGGTTGAAGGAGATGGCCGACTGGATTCTCGAGTCCACCGGCGCGCCGCCCGAGGCCGTGATGATCGCCATCGAGGTTCCGCATGGCCCCGTCGTGGAAAGCTTGATGGAGCGAGGCTTCCGCGTTCACGCCATCAATCCCAAGCAGCTCGATCGCTTCCGCGACCGCTTCTCGCCCGCCGGCGCCAAGGACGACAGCCGTGACGCCGAGGCGCTCGCCGATGCGTTGCGCACCGATCGGCGCTGCTTCCGGTTGTTGGCGCCGCTCGATCCAACGGTCGTCGAGCTGCGGGAATGGTCGCGCATCGCCGACGAGCTGCGTGTCGAACGCACCCGTCTGTCCAATCAAGTCCGCGAGCTGCTCTGGCGTTATTATCCGCAGCTTCTCGAACTCTGCGACGACGTCGCCGCCGATTGGGTTCTCGAGCTGTGGCGTCTCGTTCCGACGCCCGACAAGGCCAGGCGCGTGCGCGAGGCGACGGTCGAGCGTCTGCTCAAACGTCACCGTATCCGTCGCCTTACCGCCGCCGCGGCGTTGGAGCGGCTGAGGGCGCCCGCCATCTCCGTCGCGGCCGGCACGGTCAGCGCCGTGACCGGGCATATCGAAGGAGCCGCCCAGCGCCTCGCGCTCGTCAATCGCCAGATCCGCGAGGCCGACAAGCGCCTCGATCGCCTGACCGAAAAGCTCGCCGGCGGCGAGGACACAGCCGAGGGGCAGACACAAGAGCCGCGCGACGTGACGATCCTGCGATCCTTGCCCGGCGTCGGAAGGATCGTCCTCGCCACGCTGCTCACAGAAGCTCAGCACGCTCTGCAACGCCGAGACTACCATGCGCTGCGCTGCCTGTCGGGCGTCGCGCCGATCACGAAACGATCGGGGAAGAGCAAGATCGTGCTGATGCGCCAAGCCGCGCACGTTCGACTGCGCAACGCCGTCTATCACTGGGCGCGCACAGCCGTGCAACACGACCCACGAAGCCGGGCCAAATACGCCGCCCTGCGCGCCAGAGGCCATGGTCACGGACGAGCCCTTCGCTCGGTCGCCGACCGCCTGCTCGCCGTCGCCTGCGCCATGCTCCAGACCCGGACTCTCTTCAATCCAAGTCTCCCCGAGAAAATCGCCAATCCCCGCCCATGA
- a CDS encoding 4Fe-4S dicluster domain-containing protein, whose translation MTDLTDGAPSKRTNAAKVRRAAADPRRPGAECKAPPGAFVPIVNHGKCEAKGDCVEVCPYGVFEVGPIDEKDYRALGWLGRVRVRVHGMRTAYTPHADRCLACGLCVVACPEKAIQLVEIAPRAAEA comes from the coding sequence ATGACCGATTTGACGGACGGCGCCCCGAGCAAGAGGACCAACGCCGCCAAGGTGCGGCGGGCGGCAGCCGACCCACGACGCCCCGGCGCCGAATGCAAGGCTCCGCCCGGCGCATTCGTGCCGATCGTCAATCATGGGAAATGTGAGGCCAAAGGCGATTGCGTCGAGGTCTGTCCCTACGGTGTCTTCGAAGTGGGGCCGATCGACGAGAAGGACTATCGCGCTCTTGGCTGGCTCGGTCGCGTGCGCGTGCGCGTGCACGGCATGCGCACCGCCTACACGCCGCACGCCGACCGCTGTCTCGCCTGCGGCCTGTGCGTCGTCGCCTGCCCGGAAAAGGCGATCCAACTCGTCGAGATCGCCCCTCGAGCGGCCGAGGCGTAG
- a CDS encoding SDR family NAD(P)-dependent oxidoreductase — MTTVVMTGATSGIGRVAAEHMLRMPDVQLWLGARGVPPPGAHALPLDLARLASVRAFAQTVSERLGETPIDALVLNAATQFPNDTERTEDGFETTFAVNHLAHYLLLRLLLPRLAEAATVLITTSDTHDPALNPIAPPDHADAERLAHPVREAGVRSRPFRDGFRAYSASKLCNLLTARALGLSKAAEAKRLSVIAYNPGFTLGTGLQRRAPLGIRLLTRTLRPIVVPLFRINKPAQAGQMLADLALGRIAPPPGRLYASLVKRRFTWPRTSDLAQRDEIMSRLWSDSARMVGLTAPANDEERQST; from the coding sequence ATGACGACAGTCGTCATGACGGGAGCAACGTCGGGCATCGGCAGGGTCGCCGCGGAGCACATGCTCCGGATGCCCGACGTTCAGCTATGGCTCGGCGCGCGCGGCGTGCCTCCTCCGGGTGCGCATGCGCTGCCCTTGGATCTGGCGCGGCTGGCGAGCGTTCGCGCGTTCGCTCAAACGGTCAGCGAACGCCTCGGCGAGACCCCGATCGATGCCCTTGTGCTCAACGCCGCAACGCAATTTCCAAACGACACGGAGCGCACCGAAGACGGCTTCGAGACGACCTTCGCCGTAAATCATCTGGCGCACTATCTGTTGCTGCGGCTTCTCTTGCCGCGGTTGGCCGAAGCCGCGACGGTCCTGATCACGACCAGTGACACGCATGATCCGGCGCTCAATCCAATCGCGCCACCCGACCACGCCGATGCTGAACGGCTCGCGCATCCGGTGCGAGAAGCTGGCGTCCGATCCAGGCCGTTTCGGGACGGCTTCCGGGCCTATTCCGCCTCCAAGCTGTGCAACCTTTTGACCGCACGCGCCCTCGGCCTTTCGAAGGCGGCCGAGGCCAAGCGCCTCAGCGTCATCGCCTACAATCCGGGCTTCACTCTGGGAACCGGCCTGCAACGCAGGGCCCCCCTCGGCATAAGGCTGCTCACCAGGACGTTGCGGCCCATCGTCGTGCCGCTGTTCCGGATCAACAAGCCCGCTCAAGCCGGACAGATGCTTGCCGATCTGGCTCTCGGCCGCATCGCGCCGCCCCCCGGACGGCTCTACGCATCACTCGTCAAGCGGCGCTTCACTTGGCCCCGCACATCGGACCTCGCGCAGCGCGACGAAATCATGAGTAGGCTTTGGAGTGACAGCGCCCGGATGGTCGGTCTGACGGCTCCTGCAAATGATGAGGAAAGGCAATCGACATGA
- a CDS encoding TetR/AcrR family transcriptional regulator produces MGNDAETARQVAIIDAATGIFLRYGFKKTTMEDIARTVGISRQALYLYFPTKEAVFKAMVSRTLEAMRTEATAALTRDDRDIEERLLGAFAAMHGKAIGAAYLGELMAAMIELVGPVFDEVEKAVVSEVADALDAAGIAARWNEAGVSARDLAANLSATSGGLKRSVTTPAEYLDRMRIAVKIVCWGAAPEAASRSRRSS; encoded by the coding sequence ATGGGCAATGACGCCGAAACGGCACGACAGGTCGCGATCATCGATGCGGCAACTGGCATCTTCCTGCGGTACGGCTTCAAGAAGACGACGATGGAAGATATCGCGCGGACCGTCGGGATCTCGCGCCAGGCCCTTTATCTTTACTTTCCGACCAAGGAGGCCGTGTTCAAGGCCATGGTCTCGCGCACCCTCGAGGCGATGCGCACGGAGGCCACTGCAGCGCTCACTCGCGACGATCGCGATATCGAGGAGCGCCTGCTCGGAGCCTTTGCGGCAATGCACGGCAAAGCGATCGGCGCCGCGTACCTCGGCGAACTGATGGCGGCGATGATCGAGCTTGTCGGTCCTGTTTTTGACGAGGTCGAGAAGGCGGTGGTCTCCGAGGTGGCGGATGCGCTGGACGCTGCGGGCATTGCCGCGCGCTGGAATGAGGCAGGGGTCTCCGCCAGGGACCTTGCCGCCAACCTTTCGGCGACGTCGGGCGGGCTCAAGCGCTCGGTGACGACGCCGGCCGAATATCTCGACCGCATGCGCATCGCTGTCAAGATCGTCTGCTGGGGCGCCGCCCCCGAAGCAGCATCACGCTCGCGGAGGTCGTCATGA
- a CDS encoding oxidoreductase, which translates to MPSEGFTVADVPDQSGKCFIVTGANTGIGFEVASALAARRARVLLACRDEAKARAAMSRIRQKTSGAELALLPLDLADLASVRRAAELAAKEPRVDVLINNAGVQGPMLKHTAQGFEQTFGVNHLGCFAFTALVLPKLMETPGSRIVVTSSGQHKGANIDWEDLNAQKNYKWLPRYGASKLANLLFVFELDRRLRAAGAPVTAVACHPGLVGTNLARDSWWGNMAMSLIGLLFAKPAMGAWGALHAATGRIKPGGYYGPTGLSGLRGPSGEGVSSEEARNPQLARRLWDVSVKMTGIDPGLPSVDGAS; encoded by the coding sequence GTGCCATCCGAGGGATTTACGGTGGCCGATGTGCCCGATCAGTCAGGCAAATGCTTCATCGTCACAGGGGCCAATACGGGCATAGGCTTCGAAGTGGCGAGCGCGCTGGCGGCGCGGCGTGCGCGGGTGCTGCTCGCTTGCCGCGACGAAGCGAAGGCGAGAGCCGCGATGAGCCGGATTCGTCAAAAGACTTCGGGAGCCGAGCTCGCGCTCCTGCCGCTTGACCTAGCGGATCTGGCGAGTGTGCGACGGGCGGCCGAACTGGCCGCCAAGGAGCCACGTGTTGACGTGCTGATCAACAATGCCGGCGTGCAGGGGCCGATGCTGAAGCACACAGCGCAGGGCTTCGAGCAGACGTTCGGCGTCAATCACCTTGGCTGCTTCGCATTCACCGCGCTGGTGCTGCCCAAGCTCATGGAAACGCCAGGATCGCGCATCGTCGTCACGAGCAGCGGGCAGCACAAGGGCGCGAACATCGACTGGGAAGACCTTAACGCGCAGAAGAACTACAAATGGCTCCCGCGCTATGGCGCGAGCAAGCTCGCGAACCTGCTCTTCGTCTTCGAACTGGACCGACGGCTGAGGGCGGCAGGAGCGCCGGTCACGGCGGTGGCCTGCCATCCGGGTCTTGTCGGAACGAACCTCGCCCGCGACAGCTGGTGGGGCAACATGGCGATGTCCCTGATCGGCTTGCTATTCGCCAAGCCCGCCATGGGCGCCTGGGGCGCGCTGCACGCAGCGACCGGGCGAATAAAGCCCGGCGGTTACTACGGGCCGACGGGATTATCTGGGCTGCGAGGGCCTTCCGGTGAAGGTGTTTCCTCTGAGGAGGCGAGGAATCCGCAGCTCGCCAGGCGACTGTGGGATGTGTCCGTCAAGATGACCGGGATCGATCCTGGCTTGCCCTCCGTCGATGGCGCGTCCTGA
- a CDS encoding DsbA family oxidoreductase — protein sequence MLQIDLYTEITCPWCIIGYHRLDKVLAERFPEVDVDIRQHPVLLLPDAPAEGLYIPDLLRSRYGVTDPKASFARPEAEARASGLDLDLSRQPWTYRTQAAHGLILAARARGTQHQLAVAITDAHFLKAKNISDADILADIAVAYGFEREEARAIALDPEQHRRVEREATQSTAAGVRSVPHFVFGGRIAINGGRSEDEIASAIREAAGVAASG from the coding sequence ATGCTGCAAATCGATCTTTACACCGAGATCACCTGTCCCTGGTGCATCATCGGGTATCATCGTCTCGATAAGGTCCTGGCGGAACGTTTCCCTGAGGTCGACGTGGATATCCGTCAGCACCCGGTCCTTTTGCTCCCCGATGCGCCAGCGGAGGGCCTCTACATTCCCGATCTTCTCCGCTCGCGCTATGGCGTGACAGATCCGAAGGCGTCGTTCGCCCGGCCTGAGGCGGAGGCGCGGGCGTCCGGCCTTGATCTCGACCTGAGCCGCCAACCCTGGACTTACAGGACGCAGGCGGCGCACGGGTTGATCCTTGCGGCGCGAGCGCGAGGTACGCAGCATCAGCTCGCTGTCGCGATCACCGATGCCCATTTTCTGAAAGCAAAGAACATCTCAGACGCCGATATCCTCGCAGACATCGCCGTGGCCTATGGGTTCGAACGCGAAGAAGCCCGCGCGATAGCGCTCGATCCAGAGCAACACCGACGTGTCGAGCGGGAGGCGACCCAATCGACGGCGGCCGGGGTCAGGTCAGTTCCTCACTTCGTCTTCGGCGGACGCATCGCCATCAACGGTGGACGCAGCGAAGACGAGATTGCATCGGCCATCCGTGAGGCTGCTGGAGTCGCCGCGTCTGGCTAG